Proteins co-encoded in one Nothobranchius furzeri strain GRZ-AD chromosome 4, NfurGRZ-RIMD1, whole genome shotgun sequence genomic window:
- the plcg2 gene encoding 1-phosphatidylinositol 4,5-bisphosphate phosphodiesterase gamma-2 isoform X1, which translates to MAHSGQQGEMTEYKKILIKRDLEMGVVMTVFRQKAERLTVQVIMETRQVAWTRTADRTDGVLDLFEIREIRRGRNSKDFERFKDGKDKHGENTCFTIFYGSQFVLNTLSLGADSVEDAEKWLIGLEMLQKETLAAPTPVLIESWLRKQMYSVNQTKTNSLSVKQLKSLLPMLNYKAPSTRVLKDKLQEMGVKKDRLDFEQFHKFYNLIMFEQNEILDEFKNEACSFILGSTDKLDASVVLLHDFQRFLIYDQKETWANDLNQVRELMTIFIDDTMRKTNDPEFTVSEFLSFLFSKENSVWDEKFSEIINLDTHNPLSHYWINSSHNTYLTGDQILSESSTEAYTRCLRLGCRCVELDCWEGPGEPIIYHGWSRTTKIKFEDVVKAINEHAFVTSDFPVILSIEEHCPVEQQRQMARIFKDVFGDKLLTEPVEHMAELLPSPTQLKGKIILKHKKLNVEGGPGTVKDFRRGEKQGDLEIWDPVDQRWNKHYCVISDNKLYYAEEYEEEDEDIRKYQDLHCSEPWFHGQMHEGRIMAERLIQDYCAETGGQDGTFMVRQSDTFVTDFTLSFWRGGRVQHCRIRSGTEEGQNFFYLTPNLPFPSVYSLIQHYRETPLRCQDFDLRLTEAVPKPNPHLQEGWFYSNLSRGQAEDYLLRIPRDGAFLIRQREGEVDSFAITFRGDGKVKHCRIQKDGNVYVLGTTTEFESLVELVNYFKKKPLYRKIKLRYPVTPELVSRFSQNENCSDLYSAKMYVEPNEIAPSPPQNTVKALYSYQARRADELSFTKGALIHNVTKDADGWWKGDYGGKLQKFFPANYVEEVSNNAQQETRAQQDMEDNPLGELCKGTVDISKCHIQKMMSGKNGKPIVLTLNNTELDGMEFDLAPSSLEEMYEWYQFAWDITQREKSKQYNRKQEMKQQEQVEKKEEVAMEMSDLVVYCQPRSKEKDRFESYSHKEVRSFVENKIPGKSRTKDFLQYNRKSLSRIYPKGQRVESSNYDPYPMWAVGCHMVALNFQTADKYTQLNSALFSLNGSTGYVLQPEFMRQDSYNPYQEKKKVKYRIQIKVIAARHLPKPGRSITSPFVEVELCGHTEEKFKTSVDHDNGLKPVWKVPAEPVEFTVYEPELTFLRFVVNEEDMFSDPNFLAQATFPVKGLRSGYRSVPLKNGYSENLELASLLIHINIQPAEKAEEELYSSSNQLRRKVEQSNTFVYDTHSNLQRSTLPRTSEKQSGKEKKINNSKFYS; encoded by the exons ATGGCTCATTCAGGGCAGCAGGGGGAAATGACCGAGTACAAGAAGATCCTGATCAAACGGGATTTGGAGATGGGCGTGGTCATGACGGTGTTCCGGCAGAAGGCGGAGCGTCTCACGGTGCAGGTCATCATGGAGACCCGTCAGGTGGCGTGGACTCGTACTGCAGACAGAACCGATGGTGTCT tggaTCTGTTTGAGATCAGAGAAATCCGCAGAGGCAGGAACTCGAAGGACTTTGAGCGTTTTAAAGATGGGAAAGACAAACACGGCGAGAACACCTGCTTCACCATCTTCTACGGCTCTCAGTTTGTCCTGAACACCCTCAGCCTGGGAG CGGATTCTGTCGAGGATGCTGAGAAATGGCTGATAGGACTCGAGATGCTGCAGAAGGAGACCCTGGCAGCTCCTACTCCAGTTCTCATAGAAAG CTGGCTGAGGAAGCAGATGTATTCTGTCAATCAGACCAAAACAAACAG CCTCTCTGTCAAGCAGCTGAAGTCTCTCCTCCCGATGCTCAACTACAAGGCCCCAAGCACCCGCGTGCTCAAAGATAAATTACAG GAAATGGGAGTAAAGAAAGACCGTCTGGACTTTGAGCAGTTTCATAAATTTTATAACCTTATAATGTTTGAACAGAATGAG ATCCTTGATGAATTCAAAAATGAAGCTTGTTCTTTTATTCTGGG AAGCACAGATAAGCTAGACGCCTCAGTTGTTCTGCTGCACGACTTCCAACGATTTCTTATTTATGATCAAAAG GAAACTTGGGCCAACGATCTGAATCAGGTCAGGGAGCTGATGACCATTTTTATTGACGACACCATGAGGAAGACCAATGACCCTGAGTTCACAGTCAGCGAG TTCCTCAGCTTCCTGTTTTCCAAGGAGAATTCTGTTTGGGACGAGAAGTTCTCAGAGATCATCAATCTGGACACACACAACCCATTGTCTCATTACTGGATCAACTCCTCGCATAACAC TTACCTGACAGGTGATCAGATTCTCAGCGAGTCGTCAACAGAGGCCTACACCCGCTGTCTGCGTCTGGGATGTCGCTGCGTTGAAT TGGACTGCTGGGAAGGCCCCGGGGAGCCGATCATCTACCACGGCTGGTCCAGAACCACCAAGATCAAGTTTGAGGATGTGGTCAAAGCCATAAACGAACATGCATTTGTCACCTCAGA CTTCCCAGTGATCCTGTCCATAGAGGAACACTGTCCGGTAGAGCAGCAGCGTCAGATGGCGCGGATCTTCAAAGACGTGTTTGGGGACAAACTTCTGACCGAACCGGTGGAGCACATGGCCGAGCTGCTGCCGTCACCCACTCAGCTGAAGGGCAAAATCATACTCAAG CACAAGAAGCTTAACGTGGAGGGAGGACCGGGAACGGTTAAAGACTTCAGGAGGGGCGAGAAGCAGGGAGACCTGGAGATCTGGGACCCTGTCGACCAG CGGTGGAACAAACACTACTGTGTGATCTCTGATAACAAGCTGTACTACGCAGAGGAGTACGAAGAGGAAGATGAAGATATCAGGAAG TACCAGGACCTGCACTGCTCGGAGCCGTGGTTTCACGGTCAAATGCACGAGGGTCGAATTATGGCCGAGCGTCTGATCCAGGATTACTGCGCAGAAACCGGCGGACAAGATGGCACCTTCATGGTTCGACAAAGTGACACGTTTGTCACTGATTTCACTCTGTCGTTTTG GCGTGGTGGGAGAGTCCAGCACTGCCGCATTCGCTCCGGCACAGAGGAAGGCCAAAACTTCTTCTACCTGACTCCAAACCTGCCCTTTCCCAGCGTGTACTCTCTGATCCAACACTACAGAGAAACGCCGCTGCGCTGCCAGGACTTCGACCTGCGTCTCACTGAGGCTGTACCCAAACCGAACCCTCACCTCCAAGAAGG ATGGTTTTACAGTAATCTGAGCAGAGGTCAAGCTGAGGATTACCTGCTCAGGATTCCCAGAGATGGAGCTTTCCTCATCcgacagagagagggagaagtGGACTCCTTCGCCATCACGTTCAG AGGGGACGGGAAGGTCAAACACTGCCGGATCCAGAAGGATGGGAACGTGTACGTCCTGGGCACTACTACGGAGTTTGAGAGTCTCGTGGAGCTGGTGAACTACTTCAAGAAAAAGCCGCTGTATCGCAAAATCAAACTGCGTTACCCGGTCACACCCGAGCTGGTCAGCCGCTTCAGCCAG AATGAAAACTGCTCTGATTTATATTCTGCAAAGATGTACGTGGAACCTAATGAGATTGCGCCATCGCCG CCCCAAAACACAGTTAAGGCTTTATACAGCTACCAGGCCAGGAGGGCAGACGAGCTCAGCTTCACCAAAGGAGCTCTGATACACAACGTCACCAAAGACGCCGACGGATG GTGGAAAGGTGACTACGGAGGAAAGCTTCAAAAGTTCTTCCCTGCAAACTACGTGGAGGAAGTCTCCAACAACGCCCAGCAGGAGACTAGAGCCCAG CAGGACATGGAAGACAACCCACTTGGTGAACTGTGTAAGGGTACCGTGGACATCTCCAAGTGCCACATCCAGAAAA TGATGTCTGGAAAAAATGGGAAGCCCATCGTGTTGACCTTGAATAACACGGAGCTGGATGGCATGGAGTTCGACCTGGCGCCCAGCTCTCTGGAGGAGATGTACGAGTGGTACCAGTTTGCCTGGGACATAACTCAGAGAGAGAAGAGCAAACAGTACAACAGGAAACAAGAG ATGAAGCAGCAGGAGCAAGTGGAGAAGAAGGAAGAGGTTGCCATGGAGATGTCGGACCTAGTGGTCTACTGTCAGCCACGCAGCAAGGAGAAGGACCGCttcg AGAGTTACAGCCACAAAGAAGTCCGCTCGTTTGTGGAGAACAAGATTCCAGGGAAAAGCCGCACCAAGGACTTCCTGCAGTACAACCGCAAGTCTCTGAGCCGTATCTACCCTAAAGGTCAGCGTGTGGAGTCTTCCAACTATGACCCCTACCCCATGTGGGCTGTCGGCTGTCACATGGTGGCCCTCAACTTCCAGACTGCAG ATAAATACACccagctgaacagcgccctcttcaGTCTGAATGGATCCACCGGCTACGTCTTACAGCCAGAATTCATGCGCCAAGACAGCTACAATCCTTATCAGGAGAAGAAGAAGGTCAAATACAGAATTCAGATTAag GTGATCGCTGCCAGGCACCTTCCTAAACCCGGCCGCAGCATCACCAGTCCGTTTGTGGAGGTGGAGCTGTGTGGACACACGGAGGAGAAGTTCAAAACCAGCGTTGACC ATGATAATGGTCTGAAACCAGTGTGGAAAGTCCCAGCAGAGCCAGTGGAGTTCACCGTCTACGAGCCAGAACTCACCTTTCTTCGTTTTGTTGTCAACGAGGAGGACATGTTCTCAGACCCCAACTTCCTGGCTCAGGCCACGTTTCCTGTCAAAGGCCTGCGCTCGG GATATCGCTCCGTACCTCTGAAGAACGGCTACAGTGAAAACTTAGAGCTGGCCTCTCTGCTGATCCACATCAACATCCAGCCAGCCGAG AAAGCAGAGGAAGAGCTCTACTCCTCCTCCAATCAGCTGAGGAGAAAGGTGGAGCAGAGCAACACCTTTGTGTACGATACACACTCCAACCTCCAACGCTCCACGCTGCCTCGCACCAGCGAGAAGCAAAG TGGAAAAGAGAAGAAGATAAACAACAGTAAGTTTTACTCCTGA
- the plcg2 gene encoding 1-phosphatidylinositol 4,5-bisphosphate phosphodiesterase gamma-2 isoform X2 — protein sequence MAHSGQQGEMTEYKKILIKRDLEMGVVMTVFRQKAERLTVQVIMETRQVAWTRTADRTDGVLDLFEIREIRRGRNSKDFERFKDGKDKHGENTCFTIFYGSQFVLNTLSLGADSVEDAEKWLIGLEMLQKETLAAPTPVLIESWLRKQMYSVNQTKTNSLSVKQLKSLLPMLNYKAPSTRVLKDKLQEMGVKKDRLDFEQFHKFYNLIMFEQNEILDEFKNEACSFILGSTDKLDASVVLLHDFQRFLIYDQKETWANDLNQVRELMTIFIDDTMRKTNDPEFTVSEFLSFLFSKENSVWDEKFSEIINLDTHNPLSHYWINSSHNTYLTGDQILSESSTEAYTRCLRLGCRCVELDCWEGPGEPIIYHGWSRTTKIKFEDVVKAINEHAFVTSDFPVILSIEEHCPVEQQRQMARIFKDVFGDKLLTEPVEHMAELLPSPTQLKGKIILKHKKLNVEGGPGTVKDFRRGEKQGDLEIWDPVDQRWNKHYCVISDNKLYYAEEYEEEDEDIRKYQDLHCSEPWFHGQMHEGRIMAERLIQDYCAETGGQDGTFMVRQSDTFVTDFTLSFWRGGRVQHCRIRSGTEEGQNFFYLTPNLPFPSVYSLIQHYRETPLRCQDFDLRLTEAVPKPNPHLQEGWFYSNLSRGQAEDYLLRIPRDGAFLIRQREGEVDSFAITFRGDGKVKHCRIQKDGNVYVLGTTTEFESLVELVNYFKKKPLYRKIKLRYPVTPELVSRFSQNENCSDLYSAKMYVEPNEIAPSPPQNTVKALYSYQARRADELSFTKGALIHNVTKDADGWWKGDYGGKLQKFFPANYVEEVSNNAQQETRAQDMEDNPLGELCKGTVDISKCHIQKMMSGKNGKPIVLTLNNTELDGMEFDLAPSSLEEMYEWYQFAWDITQREKSKQYNRKQEMKQQEQVEKKEEVAMEMSDLVVYCQPRSKEKDRFESYSHKEVRSFVENKIPGKSRTKDFLQYNRKSLSRIYPKGQRVESSNYDPYPMWAVGCHMVALNFQTADKYTQLNSALFSLNGSTGYVLQPEFMRQDSYNPYQEKKKVKYRIQIKVIAARHLPKPGRSITSPFVEVELCGHTEEKFKTSVDHDNGLKPVWKVPAEPVEFTVYEPELTFLRFVVNEEDMFSDPNFLAQATFPVKGLRSGYRSVPLKNGYSENLELASLLIHINIQPAEKAEEELYSSSNQLRRKVEQSNTFVYDTHSNLQRSTLPRTSEKQSGKEKKINNSKFYS from the exons ATGGCTCATTCAGGGCAGCAGGGGGAAATGACCGAGTACAAGAAGATCCTGATCAAACGGGATTTGGAGATGGGCGTGGTCATGACGGTGTTCCGGCAGAAGGCGGAGCGTCTCACGGTGCAGGTCATCATGGAGACCCGTCAGGTGGCGTGGACTCGTACTGCAGACAGAACCGATGGTGTCT tggaTCTGTTTGAGATCAGAGAAATCCGCAGAGGCAGGAACTCGAAGGACTTTGAGCGTTTTAAAGATGGGAAAGACAAACACGGCGAGAACACCTGCTTCACCATCTTCTACGGCTCTCAGTTTGTCCTGAACACCCTCAGCCTGGGAG CGGATTCTGTCGAGGATGCTGAGAAATGGCTGATAGGACTCGAGATGCTGCAGAAGGAGACCCTGGCAGCTCCTACTCCAGTTCTCATAGAAAG CTGGCTGAGGAAGCAGATGTATTCTGTCAATCAGACCAAAACAAACAG CCTCTCTGTCAAGCAGCTGAAGTCTCTCCTCCCGATGCTCAACTACAAGGCCCCAAGCACCCGCGTGCTCAAAGATAAATTACAG GAAATGGGAGTAAAGAAAGACCGTCTGGACTTTGAGCAGTTTCATAAATTTTATAACCTTATAATGTTTGAACAGAATGAG ATCCTTGATGAATTCAAAAATGAAGCTTGTTCTTTTATTCTGGG AAGCACAGATAAGCTAGACGCCTCAGTTGTTCTGCTGCACGACTTCCAACGATTTCTTATTTATGATCAAAAG GAAACTTGGGCCAACGATCTGAATCAGGTCAGGGAGCTGATGACCATTTTTATTGACGACACCATGAGGAAGACCAATGACCCTGAGTTCACAGTCAGCGAG TTCCTCAGCTTCCTGTTTTCCAAGGAGAATTCTGTTTGGGACGAGAAGTTCTCAGAGATCATCAATCTGGACACACACAACCCATTGTCTCATTACTGGATCAACTCCTCGCATAACAC TTACCTGACAGGTGATCAGATTCTCAGCGAGTCGTCAACAGAGGCCTACACCCGCTGTCTGCGTCTGGGATGTCGCTGCGTTGAAT TGGACTGCTGGGAAGGCCCCGGGGAGCCGATCATCTACCACGGCTGGTCCAGAACCACCAAGATCAAGTTTGAGGATGTGGTCAAAGCCATAAACGAACATGCATTTGTCACCTCAGA CTTCCCAGTGATCCTGTCCATAGAGGAACACTGTCCGGTAGAGCAGCAGCGTCAGATGGCGCGGATCTTCAAAGACGTGTTTGGGGACAAACTTCTGACCGAACCGGTGGAGCACATGGCCGAGCTGCTGCCGTCACCCACTCAGCTGAAGGGCAAAATCATACTCAAG CACAAGAAGCTTAACGTGGAGGGAGGACCGGGAACGGTTAAAGACTTCAGGAGGGGCGAGAAGCAGGGAGACCTGGAGATCTGGGACCCTGTCGACCAG CGGTGGAACAAACACTACTGTGTGATCTCTGATAACAAGCTGTACTACGCAGAGGAGTACGAAGAGGAAGATGAAGATATCAGGAAG TACCAGGACCTGCACTGCTCGGAGCCGTGGTTTCACGGTCAAATGCACGAGGGTCGAATTATGGCCGAGCGTCTGATCCAGGATTACTGCGCAGAAACCGGCGGACAAGATGGCACCTTCATGGTTCGACAAAGTGACACGTTTGTCACTGATTTCACTCTGTCGTTTTG GCGTGGTGGGAGAGTCCAGCACTGCCGCATTCGCTCCGGCACAGAGGAAGGCCAAAACTTCTTCTACCTGACTCCAAACCTGCCCTTTCCCAGCGTGTACTCTCTGATCCAACACTACAGAGAAACGCCGCTGCGCTGCCAGGACTTCGACCTGCGTCTCACTGAGGCTGTACCCAAACCGAACCCTCACCTCCAAGAAGG ATGGTTTTACAGTAATCTGAGCAGAGGTCAAGCTGAGGATTACCTGCTCAGGATTCCCAGAGATGGAGCTTTCCTCATCcgacagagagagggagaagtGGACTCCTTCGCCATCACGTTCAG AGGGGACGGGAAGGTCAAACACTGCCGGATCCAGAAGGATGGGAACGTGTACGTCCTGGGCACTACTACGGAGTTTGAGAGTCTCGTGGAGCTGGTGAACTACTTCAAGAAAAAGCCGCTGTATCGCAAAATCAAACTGCGTTACCCGGTCACACCCGAGCTGGTCAGCCGCTTCAGCCAG AATGAAAACTGCTCTGATTTATATTCTGCAAAGATGTACGTGGAACCTAATGAGATTGCGCCATCGCCG CCCCAAAACACAGTTAAGGCTTTATACAGCTACCAGGCCAGGAGGGCAGACGAGCTCAGCTTCACCAAAGGAGCTCTGATACACAACGTCACCAAAGACGCCGACGGATG GTGGAAAGGTGACTACGGAGGAAAGCTTCAAAAGTTCTTCCCTGCAAACTACGTGGAGGAAGTCTCCAACAACGCCCAGCAGGAGACTAGAGCCCAG GACATGGAAGACAACCCACTTGGTGAACTGTGTAAGGGTACCGTGGACATCTCCAAGTGCCACATCCAGAAAA TGATGTCTGGAAAAAATGGGAAGCCCATCGTGTTGACCTTGAATAACACGGAGCTGGATGGCATGGAGTTCGACCTGGCGCCCAGCTCTCTGGAGGAGATGTACGAGTGGTACCAGTTTGCCTGGGACATAACTCAGAGAGAGAAGAGCAAACAGTACAACAGGAAACAAGAG ATGAAGCAGCAGGAGCAAGTGGAGAAGAAGGAAGAGGTTGCCATGGAGATGTCGGACCTAGTGGTCTACTGTCAGCCACGCAGCAAGGAGAAGGACCGCttcg AGAGTTACAGCCACAAAGAAGTCCGCTCGTTTGTGGAGAACAAGATTCCAGGGAAAAGCCGCACCAAGGACTTCCTGCAGTACAACCGCAAGTCTCTGAGCCGTATCTACCCTAAAGGTCAGCGTGTGGAGTCTTCCAACTATGACCCCTACCCCATGTGGGCTGTCGGCTGTCACATGGTGGCCCTCAACTTCCAGACTGCAG ATAAATACACccagctgaacagcgccctcttcaGTCTGAATGGATCCACCGGCTACGTCTTACAGCCAGAATTCATGCGCCAAGACAGCTACAATCCTTATCAGGAGAAGAAGAAGGTCAAATACAGAATTCAGATTAag GTGATCGCTGCCAGGCACCTTCCTAAACCCGGCCGCAGCATCACCAGTCCGTTTGTGGAGGTGGAGCTGTGTGGACACACGGAGGAGAAGTTCAAAACCAGCGTTGACC ATGATAATGGTCTGAAACCAGTGTGGAAAGTCCCAGCAGAGCCAGTGGAGTTCACCGTCTACGAGCCAGAACTCACCTTTCTTCGTTTTGTTGTCAACGAGGAGGACATGTTCTCAGACCCCAACTTCCTGGCTCAGGCCACGTTTCCTGTCAAAGGCCTGCGCTCGG GATATCGCTCCGTACCTCTGAAGAACGGCTACAGTGAAAACTTAGAGCTGGCCTCTCTGCTGATCCACATCAACATCCAGCCAGCCGAG AAAGCAGAGGAAGAGCTCTACTCCTCCTCCAATCAGCTGAGGAGAAAGGTGGAGCAGAGCAACACCTTTGTGTACGATACACACTCCAACCTCCAACGCTCCACGCTGCCTCGCACCAGCGAGAAGCAAAG TGGAAAAGAGAAGAAGATAAACAACAGTAAGTTTTACTCCTGA